One window of the Perca fluviatilis chromosome 5, GENO_Pfluv_1.0, whole genome shotgun sequence genome contains the following:
- the nr1h5 gene encoding nuclear receptor subfamily 1, group H, member 5 isoform X1 gives MREWTELEMSFSAGGFLSASDGYCSTEQLQYYDMLTDPLGYPLQDPDLQLLPYGQQQYSPANLPFSLYGSPPSSTSSSSSSSQPSHPQYHYSPHCLEAPCDPSPEPHCGGLAQGLGAVGLHLGRRTRVGSGGKSRGQEELCVVCGDKASGYHYNALTCEGCKGFFRRSVTKKAVYQCKSGGGCEMDMYMRRKCQDCRLRKCRAVGMLAECLLTEVQCQSKRLRKGGKGRVQEEEENTESRRVSSTSKLPGQALSASLTQEQKYIVDRMVEAHRLYRAQDSSHCRLFEFPCTEEVGGLSDVLSPHLQRLLQFARTMPGFDLLDFSDQSCLLSVSSLEIMFLISAQQFSHNPASCPALQIFRMTTHNWLRNVESKENIYSRMLVNSGGSEDLLGPVLNFFHSMATLRVTDVEYTLLTATALLCSALCPCPADRASLQAAGCVEKMQELILDLLSRVCGAQAGAARGGPQRFGRLLGRLTELRTLRHNYLLLTRQPHGH, from the exons ACATGCTGACTGACCCTCTGGGCTACCCCCTTCAGGACCCTGACCTCCAGCTGCTCCCGTACGGCCAACAACAGTACAGCCCAGCCAACCTGCCCTTTTCCCTCTATGGCTCTCCaccttcctccacctcctcctcctcttcctcttcgcAGCCCTCCCATCCTCAGTACCACTACAGCCCTCATTGCCTGGAGGCCCCCTGTGATCCCAGCCCCGAACCCCACTGCGGGGGCCTGGCTCAGGGGCTCGGAGCGGTGGGACTGCACCTGGGGCGGAGGACACGGGTCGGGTCGGGAGGGAAGAGCAGAGGCCAGGAAgagctgtgtgtggtgtgtggagaTAAAGCGTCAGGGTATCACTACAACGCTCTTACCTGCGAGGGATGCAAAG GTTTCTTTAGGCGTAGTGTGACAAAAAAGGCGGTGTATCAGTGTAAGAGTGGCGGTGGCTGTGAGATGGACATGTACATGAGAAGGAAGTGCCAAGACTGTCGGCTGAGGAAGTGCCGCGCCGTGGGAATGCTGGCTGAGT GCCTTCTCACGGAGGTGCAGTGCCAGTCCAAACGACTGAGGAAAGGAGGTAAAGGCAGAgtacaggaggaagaggagaacacAGAGAGCAGGAGGGTCAGCTCTACCAGCAAGCTACCTGGACAG GCTTTGTCTGCCAGTTTAACCCAAGAACAAAAGTACATTGTGGACAGGATGGTGGAGGCACATCGACTGTACAGAGCACAGGACAGCAGCCACTGCAGG TTGTTTGAGTTTCCCTGTACAGAAGAAGTGGGGGGCTTGTCTGATGTTTTATCACCCCACCTGCAAAGACTGCTACAGTTTGCCAGGACAATGCCAG GTTTTGACCTCCTGGATTTTTCCGACCAGAGTTGTCTCCTGTCTGTGTCTTCGCTGGAGATCATGTTCCTGATCTCAGCTCAGCAGTTCTCCCACAACCCAGCAAGCTGTCCAG CCCTGCAGATTTTCAGAATGACAACACACAACTGGCTGAGAAATGTAGAGTCTAAGGAAAACATCTACAGTAGGATGCTGGTCAACTCAG GTGGCAGTGAGGATCTCCTCGGGCCAGTGCTCAACTTCTTCCACAGCATGGCAACGCTGCGGGTGACAGATGTTGAATACACCCTGCTCACTGCAACAGCTCTTCTCTGCTCAG CTCTGTGTCCCTGTCCTGCAGACCGTGCGTCCCTGCAGGCTGCCGGCTGCGTTGAGAAAATGCAGGAGCTGATCCTTGACCTGCTGTCCAGGGTGTGTGGGGCCCAGGCTGGAGCTGCGCGAGGGGGACCTCAGCGGTTTGGCCGCCTGCTGGGCAGACTGACGGAGCTACGGACCCTCCGTCACAACTACCTCCTCCTGACGAGACAACCGCATGGACACTGA
- the nr1h5 gene encoding nuclear receptor subfamily 1, group H, member 5 isoform X2, translated as MREWTELEMSFSAGGFLSASDGYCSTEQLQYYDMLTDPLGYPLQDPDLQLLPYGQQQYSPANLPFSLYGSPPSSTSSSSSSSQPSHPQYHYSPHCLEAPCDPSPEPHCGGLAQGLGAVGLHLGRRTRVGSGGKSRGQEELCVVCGDKASGYHYNALTCEGCKGFFRRSVTKKAVYQCKSGGGCEMDMYMRRKCQDCRLRKCRAVGMLAECLLTEVQCQSKRLRKGGKGRVQEEEENTESRRVSSTSKLPGQALSASLTQEQKYIVDRMVEAHRLYRAQDSSHCRLFEFPCTEEVGGLSDVLSPHLQRLLQFARTMPGFDLLDFSDQSCLLSVSSLEIMFLISAQQFSHNPASCPALQIFRMTTHNWLRNVESKENIYSRMLVNSGGSEDLLGPVLNFFHSMATLRVTDVEYTLLTATALLCSDRASLQAAGCVEKMQELILDLLSRVCGAQAGAARGGPQRFGRLLGRLTELRTLRHNYLLLTRQPHGH; from the exons ACATGCTGACTGACCCTCTGGGCTACCCCCTTCAGGACCCTGACCTCCAGCTGCTCCCGTACGGCCAACAACAGTACAGCCCAGCCAACCTGCCCTTTTCCCTCTATGGCTCTCCaccttcctccacctcctcctcctcttcctcttcgcAGCCCTCCCATCCTCAGTACCACTACAGCCCTCATTGCCTGGAGGCCCCCTGTGATCCCAGCCCCGAACCCCACTGCGGGGGCCTGGCTCAGGGGCTCGGAGCGGTGGGACTGCACCTGGGGCGGAGGACACGGGTCGGGTCGGGAGGGAAGAGCAGAGGCCAGGAAgagctgtgtgtggtgtgtggagaTAAAGCGTCAGGGTATCACTACAACGCTCTTACCTGCGAGGGATGCAAAG GTTTCTTTAGGCGTAGTGTGACAAAAAAGGCGGTGTATCAGTGTAAGAGTGGCGGTGGCTGTGAGATGGACATGTACATGAGAAGGAAGTGCCAAGACTGTCGGCTGAGGAAGTGCCGCGCCGTGGGAATGCTGGCTGAGT GCCTTCTCACGGAGGTGCAGTGCCAGTCCAAACGACTGAGGAAAGGAGGTAAAGGCAGAgtacaggaggaagaggagaacacAGAGAGCAGGAGGGTCAGCTCTACCAGCAAGCTACCTGGACAG GCTTTGTCTGCCAGTTTAACCCAAGAACAAAAGTACATTGTGGACAGGATGGTGGAGGCACATCGACTGTACAGAGCACAGGACAGCAGCCACTGCAGG TTGTTTGAGTTTCCCTGTACAGAAGAAGTGGGGGGCTTGTCTGATGTTTTATCACCCCACCTGCAAAGACTGCTACAGTTTGCCAGGACAATGCCAG GTTTTGACCTCCTGGATTTTTCCGACCAGAGTTGTCTCCTGTCTGTGTCTTCGCTGGAGATCATGTTCCTGATCTCAGCTCAGCAGTTCTCCCACAACCCAGCAAGCTGTCCAG CCCTGCAGATTTTCAGAATGACAACACACAACTGGCTGAGAAATGTAGAGTCTAAGGAAAACATCTACAGTAGGATGCTGGTCAACTCAG GTGGCAGTGAGGATCTCCTCGGGCCAGTGCTCAACTTCTTCCACAGCATGGCAACGCTGCGGGTGACAGATGTTGAATACACCCTGCTCACTGCAACAGCTCTTCTCTGCTCAG ACCGTGCGTCCCTGCAGGCTGCCGGCTGCGTTGAGAAAATGCAGGAGCTGATCCTTGACCTGCTGTCCAGGGTGTGTGGGGCCCAGGCTGGAGCTGCGCGAGGGGGACCTCAGCGGTTTGGCCGCCTGCTGGGCAGACTGACGGAGCTACGGACCCTCCGTCACAACTACCTCCTCCTGACGAGACAACCGCATGGACACTGA